From one Cryptosporangium minutisporangium genomic stretch:
- the pqqE gene encoding pyrroloquinoline quinone biosynthesis protein PqqE: MTSAFGLLAELTYRCPLSCAYCSNPLNLADYTDELNTDEWRRVFTEARDLGVLQCHLSGGEPLLRRDLVEIVAAASELGLYTNLVTSAVGLSRPKAEQLRAAGLDHVQVSVQSDEPLLADRIAGIPSFRRKVEAMGVVKELGWPLTVNVVLHRQNIDRVAEVLELAEQVGADRLELANTQYYGWAWRNRSALLPSRAQLAAAEVVVRAARERLADRMDVIYVVPDYYSRYPKPCMGGWAARQLTVTPNGDVLPCPAAQSLPLPRASVRTDSLDWIWADAPVMTAFRGTDWMPDPCRSCERREQDFGGCRCQAFQLTGDAGRTDPVCHLSPDHALVTDVVAAANTGTTDLPLVPRPHRGR; the protein is encoded by the coding sequence GTGACTAGCGCGTTCGGGTTACTCGCCGAGCTCACCTATCGCTGCCCGCTGTCCTGCGCGTACTGCTCCAACCCGCTGAACTTGGCGGACTACACCGACGAGCTCAACACCGACGAGTGGCGGCGGGTGTTCACCGAGGCTCGTGACCTGGGGGTGCTGCAGTGCCACCTGTCCGGAGGGGAGCCGCTGCTGCGGCGTGACCTGGTCGAGATCGTGGCGGCCGCCTCCGAACTCGGCCTCTACACCAACCTCGTGACCAGTGCGGTCGGGCTCTCCCGACCCAAGGCCGAGCAGCTGCGGGCCGCGGGCCTGGACCACGTGCAGGTCAGTGTCCAGTCCGACGAGCCGCTGCTGGCCGACCGGATCGCCGGGATCCCCTCGTTCCGGCGCAAAGTCGAGGCGATGGGCGTGGTCAAGGAACTGGGCTGGCCACTCACCGTGAACGTCGTGCTGCACCGGCAGAACATCGACCGCGTCGCCGAGGTGCTGGAGCTGGCCGAGCAGGTGGGCGCCGACCGGCTGGAGCTGGCCAACACCCAGTACTACGGCTGGGCCTGGCGGAACCGGAGCGCGCTGCTGCCGAGCCGGGCCCAGCTCGCGGCCGCCGAGGTCGTCGTCCGCGCCGCCCGCGAACGGCTGGCCGACCGCATGGACGTCATCTACGTCGTCCCCGACTACTACAGCCGGTATCCGAAGCCCTGCATGGGCGGCTGGGCCGCCCGGCAGCTGACCGTGACACCCAACGGCGACGTCCTGCCGTGCCCGGCCGCCCAGTCCCTGCCGCTGCCGCGGGCCAGCGTCCGCACCGACTCACTGGACTGGATCTGGGCGGACGCTCCGGTGATGACCGCGTTCCGGGGCACGGACTGGATGCCGGATCCCTGCCGCAGCTGCGAGCGGCGGGAGCAGGACTTCGGCGGGTGCCGCTGCCAAGCCTTCCAGCTCACCGGTGACGCCGGGCGCACCGACCCGGTCTGCCACCTCTCGCCGGACCACGCCCTGGTGACCGACGTCGTGGCGGCGGCGAACACTGGGACGACGGACCTGCCGCTGGTTCCTCGCCCGCACCGGGGCCGCTGA
- the pqqA gene encoding pyrroloquinoline quinone precursor peptide PqqA: MESQLAAWETPEFEEVSVAPEVTMYMGQLDD; this comes from the coding sequence GTGGAATCCCAGCTGGCTGCGTGGGAGACGCCCGAGTTCGAGGAGGTCTCCGTCGCACCCGAAGTGACCATGTACATGGGTCAGCTCGACGACTAG
- the pqqB gene encoding pyrroloquinoline quinone biosynthesis protein PqqB: protein MWMRVLGSAAGGGSPQWNCGCPVCTAVRAGAAPPRTQSSIAVSVDRRRWFLFNASPDVRTQLEAFSGLHPRGDRVTPLSAVLLTDAELDHTLGLLLLREARDLRLYATPAVHTTLSDGSGLLPLLERYCRVEWRPVTPGGDVPLADGLSCRAFDVPTTKPDRFATGENHGRVVGYRLTDEHTGGTLGYLPCVQALTPAVRAEIEGCDCLLIDGTCWRDDELGPTARTSREMGHLPVASSLLEIQALRVRRTIFVHINNTNPILLDDTPERRLVEDRGMEVAMDGLEVKL from the coding sequence ATGTGGATGCGGGTGCTGGGTTCGGCGGCAGGAGGCGGCTCTCCGCAGTGGAACTGCGGCTGCCCGGTCTGCACCGCGGTCCGCGCCGGTGCCGCCCCTCCGCGCACCCAGTCGTCGATCGCGGTGAGCGTCGACCGACGGCGGTGGTTCCTGTTCAACGCCTCGCCCGACGTCCGGACGCAGCTCGAAGCGTTCTCCGGCCTCCATCCGCGCGGCGACCGGGTGACACCGCTCTCCGCGGTGCTGCTCACCGACGCGGAGCTGGACCACACGCTCGGCTTGTTGCTGTTGCGCGAGGCCCGGGACCTGCGTCTCTACGCCACGCCCGCGGTGCACACGACGCTGAGCGACGGCTCCGGGCTGCTGCCGCTGCTGGAGCGCTACTGCCGGGTCGAGTGGCGACCGGTCACCCCAGGCGGCGACGTGCCGCTCGCGGACGGGCTGTCCTGCCGGGCGTTCGACGTCCCCACCACGAAGCCGGACCGGTTCGCGACCGGCGAGAACCACGGCCGCGTCGTCGGTTACCGGCTGACCGACGAGCACACCGGCGGCACGCTCGGCTACCTGCCGTGCGTCCAAGCGCTCACCCCGGCGGTGCGCGCCGAGATCGAGGGCTGTGACTGCCTGCTGATCGACGGGACGTGCTGGCGCGACGACGAGCTGGGCCCCACCGCCCGGACCTCGCGCGAGATGGGCCACCTGCCCGTCGCCAGCAGCCTGCTGGAGATCCAGGCCCTGCGGGTGCGGCGGACGATCTTCGTCCACATCAACAACACCAACCCGATCCTCCTCGACGACACGCCCGAGCGGCGCCTCGTCGAGGACCGCGGCATGGAGGTGGCGATGGACGGCCTCGAGGTGAAGCTATGA
- the pqqC gene encoding pyrroloquinoline-quinone synthase PqqC, translating into MTATLQNDFVATLRAHSQRYHDQHPFHVRMNAGECSRRQLQGWIANRFYYQENIPRKDAAILANCPDVEVRRRWIRRILDHDGRTDGEGGIEAWLRLGEAAGLTREEIVDHRHLVPGVRFAVDAYVNFARTRPWVEAVASSLTELFAPDLMAERLVAFERWYAWIEPGGLAYFRARLEQAPRDCEHALEVVTEYCRSAEDRSRAVDALSFKCDVLWSLMDAIDNAYPE; encoded by the coding sequence ATGACCGCGACGCTCCAGAACGACTTCGTCGCGACGTTGCGGGCGCACTCGCAGCGCTACCACGACCAGCACCCGTTCCACGTCCGGATGAACGCGGGGGAGTGCAGCCGTCGGCAGCTCCAGGGCTGGATCGCCAACCGCTTCTACTACCAGGAGAACATTCCCCGTAAGGACGCGGCGATCCTCGCCAACTGCCCGGACGTCGAGGTCCGCCGCCGCTGGATCCGCCGCATCCTCGACCACGACGGCCGGACGGACGGCGAGGGCGGCATCGAGGCGTGGTTGCGCCTCGGCGAAGCCGCCGGTCTGACCCGCGAGGAGATCGTCGACCACCGGCACCTGGTCCCCGGGGTGCGGTTCGCGGTCGACGCCTACGTGAACTTCGCCAGGACCCGTCCCTGGGTGGAGGCCGTCGCGTCGTCGCTCACCGAGCTGTTCGCCCCGGACCTGATGGCGGAGCGGCTGGTCGCGTTCGAGCGGTGGTACGCCTGGATCGAGCCGGGGGGCCTCGCCTACTTCCGGGCCCGCCTCGAACAAGCGCCGCGCGACTGCGAGCACGCCCTCGAGGTCGTCACCGAGTACTGCCGATCCGCGGAGGACCGGTCCCGCGCGGTGGACGCGCTGTCGTTCAAGTGCGACGTCCTCTGGAGCCTGATGGACGCCATCGACAACGCGTATCCGGAGTGA
- the pqqD gene encoding pyrroloquinoline quinone biosynthesis peptide chaperone PqqD yields the protein MEPETRPRLARHARLTFDRTRQRPVLLLPETVVVLNGSGAAILERCDGTHTVAEIVADLGGRYHAVPDADVQRFLSGLVARRCVELDRD from the coding sequence ATGGAGCCCGAGACCCGGCCCCGGTTGGCGCGCCATGCCCGGTTGACGTTCGACCGGACCCGGCAGCGGCCCGTCCTGCTGCTCCCGGAGACGGTGGTGGTGCTCAACGGCAGCGGCGCGGCCATCCTCGAGCGCTGCGACGGGACGCACACGGTGGCCGAGATCGTCGCCGATCTGGGCGGGCGGTACCACGCCGTCCCCGACGCCGACGTGCAGCGATTCCTGAGTGGGCTGGTCGCCCGCCGCTGCGTGGAGCTGGACCGTGACTAG
- a CDS encoding sodium/calcium exchanger protein produces MTSVLLFVAGAALLIYCAEKLIVYVVGAAAGLRISVFLLAIVFTGIEFDDVALGVALNVEDLGGVALGTVFGTAISMTGIVLALAAIISPTRVNIPGSYLALFAVSPLVLVPFVLTAPLTAGDGVVLLLLFAAFLGYVAATELRSTTPVFRNAEILERVGAGGDAPAVVGPQRPADEPPFPVTVPFTDGKPLPNWAGLGLAVVALAGLVVAAALTSEGIQGILDDYAIQGTLFGATIATLVLSLEDIFLTVEPHRRGAPEIGIGNVIGSVVFGVTAKLGIILLTGGSIVVDDDVLSWHLPALTVVTALSAYFVFTGRLRRWHGFLLLALYITYWIVSFAVFGAAPIESD; encoded by the coding sequence ATGACGTCGGTACTCCTCTTCGTGGCCGGCGCGGCCCTGCTGATCTACTGCGCCGAGAAGCTGATCGTCTACGTCGTCGGTGCGGCCGCGGGCCTCCGCATTTCGGTGTTCCTGCTGGCGATCGTCTTCACCGGCATCGAGTTCGACGACGTGGCGCTCGGCGTCGCGCTGAACGTCGAGGACCTCGGTGGGGTGGCGCTCGGCACCGTGTTCGGAACGGCGATCTCGATGACCGGGATCGTGCTCGCGCTCGCCGCGATCATCAGCCCGACCAGGGTGAACATCCCCGGCAGCTACCTCGCGCTCTTCGCGGTCTCCCCGCTGGTGCTCGTCCCGTTCGTGCTGACCGCGCCGCTCACCGCGGGCGACGGCGTGGTGCTGCTGCTGCTGTTCGCGGCGTTCCTCGGTTACGTCGCCGCCACCGAACTCCGCAGTACGACGCCGGTGTTCCGGAACGCCGAGATCCTGGAGCGGGTCGGGGCGGGCGGGGACGCGCCCGCCGTCGTCGGTCCGCAGCGGCCGGCCGACGAGCCCCCGTTCCCGGTGACCGTGCCGTTCACCGACGGCAAGCCGCTCCCGAACTGGGCCGGGTTGGGGCTCGCGGTGGTAGCTCTCGCCGGCCTCGTCGTCGCCGCCGCGCTCACGAGCGAGGGGATCCAGGGCATCCTCGACGACTACGCGATCCAGGGCACCCTGTTCGGCGCGACGATCGCCACCCTCGTGCTCTCGCTGGAGGACATCTTCCTGACCGTGGAACCCCACCGCCGGGGAGCGCCGGAGATTGGGATCGGGAACGTCATCGGCAGCGTGGTCTTCGGCGTCACCGCGAAGCTCGGCATCATCCTGCTCACCGGCGGAAGCATCGTCGTCGACGACGACGTCCTGTCCTGGCATCTCCCGGCCCTGACCGTCGTGACCGCTCTGTCCGCATACTTCGTCTTCACCGGTCGGCTGCGTCGCTGGCATGGCTTTCTGCTGTTGGCGCTGTACATCACCTACTGGATCGTCAGCTTCGCGGTGTTCGGCGCGGCCCCGATCGAGTCGGACTGA
- a CDS encoding PP2C family protein-serine/threonine phosphatase, translating into MAWSMFEEPTARGNQGLTATVRRARGSFTAGEIAVLAEVTRHLLGALDVDAVVHRGLSACVPRIARWAQLLVPGRYGYCCTTAGPRGDRISTLEVPHPAVGGSLSGHARVLATGLAEVVALDPVAPWIAGEQTRRSLHALGAAELLVLPLVARGVPFGTLTLADLDADLAGDDQAFVGELAGRMAVAIDGARIHAEQTRLADAFAARQGASWPAETAGLVLAPRLRRGTRPSEDGGDFLDVVGVPGDWVLVLGDVVPCRVPAPLLSMQARDFLRGASRFERRPAELLRALNAELAERTRPGDDVRLLSALCVRARRASADALIVSVSSAGHPRPLVIRRGGRVEEVAVQGLLCGASTSTTYAETQLVLDRDDLLLLVSDGVPDAKGYPGRFGVDRLARLAGTYRESAPAALAEAVDLAVAEFTATRPGAPVDDFAVVVLGLES; encoded by the coding sequence ATGGCTTGGTCGATGTTCGAGGAGCCGACGGCACGGGGGAACCAAGGGCTGACGGCTACCGTCCGGCGTGCCCGGGGCTCGTTCACGGCCGGGGAGATCGCTGTTCTCGCTGAAGTCACCAGGCACCTGCTGGGCGCGTTGGACGTGGACGCCGTGGTGCACCGTGGCCTCAGCGCGTGCGTTCCCCGGATCGCCCGGTGGGCGCAGTTGCTCGTGCCGGGCCGGTACGGCTACTGCTGCACGACGGCCGGCCCGCGCGGGGACCGGATCTCGACCCTCGAGGTCCCGCACCCGGCGGTGGGCGGCTCGCTGTCGGGCCACGCCCGGGTACTCGCCACTGGCCTGGCCGAAGTCGTCGCTCTCGATCCCGTCGCGCCCTGGATAGCGGGGGAGCAGACGCGCCGCAGCCTGCACGCACTCGGTGCGGCGGAGCTCCTCGTCCTGCCGCTGGTCGCTCGCGGGGTCCCGTTCGGCACCTTGACCCTGGCCGACCTCGACGCCGACCTCGCCGGCGACGACCAGGCGTTCGTCGGCGAGCTCGCCGGCCGGATGGCGGTCGCGATCGACGGCGCGCGGATACACGCCGAACAGACCAGACTCGCCGACGCCTTCGCGGCCAGGCAAGGCGCGAGCTGGCCGGCGGAGACGGCGGGTCTGGTGCTCGCGCCACGGCTGCGCCGCGGAACCCGGCCGAGTGAGGACGGCGGCGACTTCCTCGACGTCGTCGGCGTCCCCGGGGACTGGGTGCTGGTCCTCGGCGACGTCGTCCCGTGCCGGGTCCCGGCGCCGTTGCTGAGCATGCAGGCGCGCGACTTCCTCCGCGGTGCGTCCCGGTTCGAACGGCGCCCGGCCGAGCTGCTGCGGGCGCTCAACGCCGAGCTCGCCGAGCGGACGCGGCCCGGGGACGACGTGCGACTGCTCTCCGCGCTCTGCGTCCGGGCCCGGCGGGCGTCGGCCGACGCGCTGATCGTCAGCGTCTCCTCCGCCGGGCACCCACGCCCGCTGGTGATCCGCCGCGGCGGCCGCGTCGAGGAGGTGGCGGTCCAAGGCCTTCTCTGCGGTGCCTCGACGTCCACGACCTACGCCGAGACGCAGTTGGTGCTCGACCGCGACGACCTGTTGCTCCTCGTCAGCGACGGCGTGCCCGACGCCAAGGGCTACCCGGGACGCTTCGGCGTCGATCGGCTGGCTCGGCTCGCCGGTACCTACCGGGAATCCGCTCCCGCCGCGCTCGCCGAGGCCGTCGATCTCGCCGTCGCCGAGTTCACCGCCACCCGACCCGGCGCGCCCGTCGACGACTTCGCCGTCGTCGTACTCGGATTGGAATCCTGA
- a CDS encoding PQQ-dependent dehydrogenase, methanol/ethanol family: MTNVEYVDAGEAVDQARLSGKVAGGETAPPVVENVTYERILQARSEPENWLTYYGAYNGQRYSLLDQINTENVKRIGPAWVFQAGSSGIIAGASTYSFEATPIVVDGIMFLSGWDGWVWALDAKTGTEIWRYKHAIPFDVSLCCGNVNRGVAVAKGKVFFVTANAHVLALDATTGKRVWDRTYGDVRAGESATVAPLVVKNMVIVGSSGGEFGVRGHLDAFDVDTGEHQWRCYTVPKPGEPGSETWPAEGEAWARGGANCWLTGTFDAETNLLYVGTGNPAPDFDGGVREGDNLYTDSIIAVDVDAGQIRWHYQCTPHDVWDYDSIGECILFEKDGRKLLGHFDKNGYFFVLDRTNGERVSITPFVDRITWGAITRDGQVVAKVYPDEEGVPVHFYPGPAGAKEWTHAAYSPKTELFYVPVQDVGATATRRRREFKESIPYWGAGVQVDIDEAVGYLSAFDANGEEKWRWRNELPMCASVLATAGDLVFAGEPSGEFNAFDARTGELLWQFQCGSGHHSSPSTYMVDGRQYIAVPVGWGGWAEGFLPGMLGAGHGSALIVFALPES, from the coding sequence ATGACCAACGTCGAGTACGTAGATGCGGGCGAGGCCGTCGATCAAGCGCGGCTGAGCGGCAAGGTCGCGGGCGGAGAAACTGCGCCGCCGGTGGTGGAGAACGTCACCTACGAGCGCATTCTCCAGGCGCGGTCGGAGCCCGAGAATTGGCTCACTTACTACGGCGCGTACAACGGGCAGCGGTACAGCCTGCTCGACCAGATCAATACCGAAAACGTCAAGCGCATCGGGCCCGCGTGGGTCTTCCAGGCCGGTTCCAGCGGCATCATCGCGGGCGCGTCGACCTACTCGTTCGAGGCGACGCCGATCGTCGTCGACGGGATCATGTTCCTCTCCGGCTGGGACGGCTGGGTCTGGGCGCTGGACGCGAAGACCGGGACCGAGATCTGGCGGTACAAGCACGCGATCCCGTTCGACGTGTCGCTGTGCTGCGGGAACGTGAACCGGGGCGTCGCCGTGGCGAAGGGCAAGGTCTTCTTCGTCACCGCGAACGCCCACGTCCTCGCGCTCGACGCGACGACCGGCAAGAGGGTCTGGGACCGGACCTACGGCGACGTGCGGGCCGGGGAGAGCGCCACGGTCGCGCCGCTCGTCGTCAAGAACATGGTGATCGTCGGGAGCTCCGGCGGCGAGTTCGGGGTCCGGGGCCACCTGGACGCGTTCGACGTCGACACCGGTGAGCACCAGTGGCGTTGTTACACGGTGCCGAAGCCCGGCGAGCCGGGCTCGGAGACCTGGCCCGCCGAGGGAGAGGCCTGGGCGCGCGGCGGCGCGAACTGCTGGCTCACCGGCACGTTCGACGCGGAGACGAACCTGCTCTACGTGGGCACCGGCAACCCCGCGCCGGACTTCGACGGCGGCGTTCGCGAGGGCGACAACCTCTACACCGACAGCATCATCGCGGTGGACGTCGACGCCGGCCAGATCCGCTGGCACTACCAGTGCACCCCGCACGACGTGTGGGACTACGACAGCATCGGCGAGTGCATCCTGTTCGAAAAGGACGGGCGCAAGCTGCTCGGGCACTTCGACAAGAACGGGTACTTCTTCGTCCTCGACCGCACCAACGGCGAGCGGGTCTCGATCACCCCGTTCGTGGACCGGATCACCTGGGGTGCGATCACCCGCGACGGCCAGGTGGTGGCGAAGGTCTACCCCGACGAAGAGGGCGTCCCGGTGCACTTCTACCCGGGCCCGGCCGGTGCCAAGGAGTGGACCCACGCGGCCTACAGCCCGAAGACCGAACTCTTCTACGTCCCGGTCCAGGACGTCGGGGCCACGGCCACCCGTCGGCGCCGGGAGTTCAAGGAGAGCATCCCGTACTGGGGTGCGGGCGTGCAGGTCGACATCGACGAAGCGGTTGGCTACCTCAGCGCGTTCGACGCCAACGGCGAGGAGAAGTGGCGTTGGCGCAACGAGCTCCCGATGTGCGCGTCGGTGCTGGCCACCGCTGGTGACCTGGTATTCGCCGGCGAGCCCTCGGGGGAGTTCAACGCGTTCGACGCGCGCACCGGGGAGCTGCTGTGGCAGTTCCAGTGCGGCAGCGGCCATCACAGCAGCCCGTCGACGTACATGGTCGACGGCCGGCAGTACATCGCCGTGCCGGTCGGCTGGGGCGGGTGGGCCGAGGGATTCCTCCCGGGCATGCTCGGCGCCGGCCACGGAAGCGCGTTGATCGTCTTCGCTCTCCCGGAGTCGTAA